DNA sequence from the Pichia kudriavzevii chromosome 4, complete sequence genome:
GCTGGCGGAAGTGGGTCCTGCGGAACGCAACTATAGGTGAGAATATATCCGTCCATGTATCCATTCATGTCACTAATACCGGAACCAATGATAAGGGGTTTCACCCGAGACCGGTAGTTGGTGTTGTATCCATTGGCCAAGTTGTTTAAAACATCCTTTGAGAGTCTGCAGTCGAGAGACTTCTCCAAGAATGGAATCAAGTCGTCGGCTTCCACACCCGGGGTGTCGATCAATTCCACAACAATAGGCTCCCTCTCCTTGGGAGACACCGTTGTTGGACCCGGGTGGCCGTTCGGTTGGGCCATTATATCCTTGCGTTTCAATTTGTCAATCTGCTTCCTTTCCAGCTTGCGTAGCATGTACTCTGGTAACATAATTGAACTCTTCTTGTCGTTGGTGACCCCCACTTTGGAGAGATCATTTAAGGTGGAAACCGGATCTAGTAGAACTCCTGCTCTCTTGTTTGGCGGCTGGAATTCAACCAAGATGGGTGAGTTGTACAACGTTGGATAGTAGTTCTCAAGAGTCATGTTGTTTGAAAGGATGGAAACCAATGACGATTTAGAGGAGCCATGTGGCCCTAGCAATGCAAACCTAAGTGGTTTGCCGAGGTCTCTCTTGGTGTGCATTGGTGTTTCTATGGACTTCCACTGGCACTCTTCCTCAAAGGAATGGGCAGCCCAACCTTGACCACTCAAAGtgttcaagaaaaatacaaagtAAAAAATTCACAATACACCCCTCACACTTCTCTTGACCCTCTGGGCCTCTTCATCGTGTTCAACTGGTTCGTTTCTTGTCTTCTCTCCCATACTGAAACGCCTCTCTCCATGCATGCGGCACAGATCCATATATGAAATCCAGAGAGACCCGCATTGCCCTCGGTAGGTACTCGTCCTTGCCGCCGTCTCGTCTATAATAGAGCATGATTCCCCCCCACACGAGACCACACCCCAAGGTCCACGACATGTCTCTGGCCTTCTTCCTGTAGCGGTCCGGAACAGCAGCATTGACCACATCTCTCCCCAGGGCAAGCACGAGTCTGGATAGCGTGTACATGGTGATTTGCTCCAAAATGGCATCGTTCAACATCCGTCTCCTCCTGTTGACGAGTCCCCCATACACAAGACACCCTCCGAGAAACCCTGCAATGAAATCCGCCACGGGCTTGTCGACCCGTCTCTTCAGAACCGTCTTCACCACCCTGAACACTATTGCAAAGACCGCTAGAATCTTACCATGGTCCACCCCGAGCCGCATCGATTTCCACACTCCCTTCAACAGCTCATGTGGACGAGGTAGGGTCGCCACGTTGTATGCCAATGAGTGGAGAAACCTGATCCTATACCCATAAATAAGTGCATTCTGTACAGCACGTAGTATTGCTTCCAGCAATTCGTTATCCATCGTTGCTAGAGAAACCCACTTTTGACCTTATCCGtagtagaaaaaaaaacaatcaagCTGGGGAAACAATGTTTCATAGAGCCTCCACCTTATCTTTGGCTCTCTCAATGATcaacactttttttttttcctctcctcattttcaacattgtTTCTCCATTCTGCTGGTCCTTGTAGCTGCTcctttctcttttgaagaagccTAGACACAATGCTCTGGGACACTTACACAGATTGTCcggttgttgttgagagTCGGCTGTTCTCTGTGCCCTTAGTCCACGATACCCCCAATGATGAGACAATCACCGTGGGAGCCAAACTCGTCTCTAGACAATATACCCCGCATTCTAAAGACAAGTACATTCTCTACTTGCAGGGAGGACCTGGTTATTCGTGTCCGTTTCCCTCAAAAACAAGCCCTGTATTCCTGGAACCGATGCTAAGAAGAGGGTACACTGTTGTGCTGCTGGACCAACGGGGCACGGGACTTTCCGAGCCCGTGGACGTGGGGAGCCTCGTTGATGGGAAGACGCCGGAAGAACAGCTCGAGTACATCCTCAACTTCAGGGCAGACTCGATTGTAAGGGACGCAGAAATGATTAGGAAGATACTCCTTGGAGAAACACaatggttgttgttgggGCAGTCGTATGGGAGTTTCTGCTCTCTGTGCTACTTGTCGATGTTCCCAAAGTCCATCAAATGCGTGTTTCTCACTGGTGGTGTTCCGCCTCTTCTATCCACTAGGGCAGAGGTTGTTAACAGTCAGGTTGAAAACATGAGAAAACGTTGCCAGGCATATTTTTCCAAGTACAAAGAAGATAGAGAGCGTCTTGACGGAATCCATAGATACTTGGACAACAACAAGGTATATCTCCCCAATGGAAGTCAATTGACCGTGGCTCGATTTAAAGGTGTAGGCTCTTGCTTTGGGGTTACTGGTGGTGCATTATATATACATTCTCTCATCACCACCATGGCGTTGGAGATCCAGGCCTTGAATTCACTCACTTATAATACAAAAAACTCCATAATGCAATGCTTTGGATCAGAGACTAATATCCTATATTTTCTATTCCAGCAGGTCATATACATGAACGGTCCAGGACATCTGGAAAGGTTTTCGCAAGAGATGTTTGATGAGTTACCATTCACTATAGAAATGTTTCACTCTGAAATGCTGACTGATCCCGTGTTCCAGCCACTAGCGCCGTTGGTCGATGAACTGTACAGGTTTTCCAATTGGAAACAGATTTGGGACCTTGAAAGCCTCAAATCCATTAGGTGGGATGATATTCCCGTTGTAGCGGCTTCCTTTGTTGGTGACATCTATGTGGATTTCAACTTGGGACAACGCCTGCATTCTCTTTTCGAGTTCAAAGACTTGATCACCAATATCCATTGTCACGATGGCGTCAAGGCAGACCCAAATATCGTTGAGCAGTTGTTCCATCTCTTGGAAAACGGTAATTACATGTAAGAATAGCGGTGCCTCTTGGTACATATTTAGACTAACAAAACCTAGATACTACAATTTACCGGTTTTTGGATTCGGCCGATAGCTTTTTTCCCCGTTGGTATACGGTGTATTTAAATAGTTTCTTCATCCCTCTTTTATTTGTCCAAAACATGCTCTTACCATATTCCTTCTACTGAGAAGATGTTGATTACCGAAACCACTCCTTTAGTGGGTGTCCAAAAACCTTATACATTAAGTGAACCCCGGGACGTTGAGAATGCAAATATTGTCCCCAACAAGGGACCATTCCATGACGTCGTTAAACCTGCAAATCTATACATGATTATTGCATCGTTGTGGTTAGGAACCTTCCTGTCCGCGGCAGATACCACTATTGTATCTACAACGGCAAATACCATAGCTTCCTCAATGAATGGATCTGAGAAACTCAGTTGGATTGCCACCTCTTACCTCCTAACAAACACAATTTTCCAACCGTTAGTTGGTAGAATCAGTGATGTGTTTGGACGTCGGACTGTCCTTATATTTGCACAATTCTGGTTTGCATTGGGATGCTTATGTTGTTCCCTCTCCCAGTCAGTCACACAATTTGCAGTTGCTAGAGCTTTGGCTGGAATTGGAGGCGGAGGTATGTCTGCATTATCCTCCATTATAGCCACCGATATCATTCCATTGGGAGAAAGAGGCATGTTTCAAGGTTATGCTAATCTTCTCTATGGTCTTGGACAATTTACAGGTCCAATATTAGGTTCGGCGTTTGTGGCATACGATGAAGAATCTGGATGGAGATGGATGTTTGCAATCCAAGTTCCGTTTGTCGTGCTTGCCGGAATTTTGGTCTTTGCTAATGTTCATGAATACAGACAAGACCAAATGAAGGACGTTGATATGAAGAATCGATTTGCTTTGGAAAACCTAAAAAAGATCGATCTACCTGGTTCCTTTCTGTTGAGCTGCACTAtagtttctttgttgatgatcttCAATGCGCAATCTCTGGAACAAGTCTTACTTTATCTTGCGTTTTTGTTTATTAGTGCTACGGCATTTGCActagttgaaaaatatataatgACGGTCCGTATTATTCCACCTTCCGCATTCCAGGGAGTTTTGCGAATCTCAGCCTTTATTGTCTTCTTTGCTGGTGGATCCATTGCTGGTATTGGATACATAACCCCATTGTATTTGCAGATTGTTCAtgatttttctcaatttcaactAGGTATATTTAATTCAATCTCCATCTTTGCTGCTCCTCTGGGCTCTCTGAGTGCCGGGTGGTACCTAAAGCAAGACCCCAATGTTAGCACAGCGACCATAATTGAGAGGTCCATCAAACTATCGATGCTCTCTTGTTTAGCTCTTTTTACGGGGTTCAGCCTAATCTTATTTCAAACTGTGACACTAAAACCGACAATATCTAGAAGCAACCTTACGTTTGGAACATATGCAGAATTATCTGTTATTCTTCTTGGGTCTTGTATCTCTGCTGTTGGCTACGGTGCATTTTTGGTAGCAATTCTTattcttgttgttggtattgTTGGTGTTAAGACACAGGCTACAGTTACAGGTATGAATTATATGTTCCGGTCAATGGGACAATCATCAGGTGTTGGAATTTCTCTTGGCCTTTACAACCTGAATGTAGTTCGATCCCTAGCCAAATATTTCCAAAAGGATGTGGAAAATGGCCACtccattttgaataaattaACTAGCTCAACTGCTTATTTGAGAAAAGGTATGCCTTCTCAATATTTGTCCGATGTGCTTCTTATTTACAAGCAGGCAATCTACTATTCGGTAGCAGTTGTATTTGGAGCTGGTAGTATTGCCTTTCTGTTCAGCTTAATGCTCCATTCATTCCACAGTAACCAAGGAAAATAGCTAATAGGATAGGCACATGTTCCGTTCTGGTTTACTAGTTGCAGAAAACTATGTACTTTGTGAGCTTTATAGATTTGAATATAAGAAACTGGAACCCCCTCAAAGCAGGATGGGAAAAAACACACTCACAAGGATTATCAGTTTGTGAGTCATGGAAAATATCTAAATGCCTGAGTCCTTACTCCAGAAAGTTACAGTATATACATGCACATGTACATATACACATACATTACTGAGTTGGACTTACTCGTCTACCACAAATCCAGGCATGAGTGAGTGTTCTGTATACGAATTACCTCCACTGAGAGGCTTTGTTCTATCTATAGGACTTGGTGTTCTAATTTTCGGCACGTATGTCCCGCAACACATTCGAATCTTGAAAAGACGGACCAGTGAAGGGCTCTCACCCAGCTACATTCTCCTTGGTTCAGCGGCCAGTGTGGCTTCACtaatcaatattttcatcttcactaTGCCTGCTAGAAGGTGTTGTCCGATACTGACTCGCTACGAATGCATGAGTTCCCTGAGTGGGTTCTGCCAAATCTTAATCCAGACAAGTGGCAGTTTGatcatcttcctcttgTGCATATTTGCAACAAGGGAGTCGCTGATAGAATCCCGTGCTGATTTACTGCAAATACGAAGAAACTTCAAGATACTCATAGGATATGTCCTCGCAAATGTAGTTACCTACGAGTATATTATGCTAAGTTCCTTGTCAGATGATAATTTGAACAGGATGTTCCAATTGGCCAATCTAAATGGCGTTGCTTCCATGTTAATGGCACTGATGCAGTATATCCCGCAGCTTTTCACTACCTACAGCTTAAAACACCCGGGTTCTCTATCCATCCCAATGCTGTGTCTTCAGGCTCCTGGGGGGATGTTGTGGTCATACAGTCTCTGGGTGAAAACGAACTCTCAATGGAGTTCGTGGCTTCCGTATCTTGTTTCAGCAGTGATGCAGACGTTCTTGCTGTGTATGTGTCTCTACTTCAAGCATGTCTATCCCACCGAATTATTAGAAACAATAGAGGAACAGCTTATCGCCGAGGAGAATTTGCATGCTGGGTATAATACCCTCTCTAAGAATATATAAACCTTTTGCTGTACTCTGTTAAAGATTTTCGTTTGCCTATTTATGGCACACTTGGCATTATTGAAGGACATCATATATGAGGGAAAGGAAATAAAGAGATCAACGCCAAGGGTTCTCTCCAAAGTGAAGAGGCTTTGATTTCGTTTGCGGaaagatgaggaaaaaactataaaatGAGGTGTCTGTCCCGGTAGAGCCCCTTACTTTATCTATAGAGCCTTCCATGGCTTCGTTCTGTGAGCATCTTAACGAGTCAATTAGAATTAGAATTAACAATGTCATTTGATAACAATCTGGAAGGATTTAACACCTGTCAAACTATGTGGTATACCTTCTGGAATCCGGACACCGAATCCTTCACTTGCCAAACGCCCTGCCATGAATCCAGAGGTAACTACTTCAGTTGCTACTCCCAGGGCGTGGCTTTACATGCAATTGCAGATTCAGTTAGTGTATATAAGGACTTGACCCTGCCTATTGTAGAGCCAGCGGTGAAAGCCACGCTTAAGTTCagaaatccaaaatatGGGGCTTATTCTGTCAGTTCGCATGGTAAGGAGAATTCGGGTGATGACGATATCAACTATGACGACAATGCGCATCTGTTGAGAGCATTCATTGAGCTCTACGAGGCAACCGGCAATAAGAAGTACCTACAAATGAgcaaagaaattcaaaggTTTATGCTTGGTGGAATCAAGGAACATGAAACATGGAAAGTTAAAGGCTGTATGTGGCATGTCTCTAGAAAATATATGGCTACTATTTCCAATTCAGTTGGTGCTACAGGTGCCATGAAAATGATTAAGTATGCCGAGAGTAAAGAGGAGGAGCAGCAGTTGTACCAATTTGCCAAAACATGTctaaattttatttttgaattgatgCTCGATAAGAGTGATGATGTGATCATGGACGGTGTGGGCATTGATAGCACTACCATCGATAAAAGTAAGTATAGCTACAACCAAGGCTCTACGTTAAGTGCCTTGTGTTTGATGTACACGTATGATAAGAATCCTTACTGGAAAGAGATGGCTGATAGGGTTGTTGACGGTTGCATCAACCCGCACAAAACGTTGTTTGATAGAGATTACAAAGATATGAACAAAAGGTTCTTACACGGTGTAAGTTATTTTAACCAGTTATTAATTGAAGGTGTGGTTGATTATGCACTCACGtttcaaaaagaagcaaagCCTGAGGTTCTCGAACAATGTAAGTTCCAGATCGCTCGACACTTGAGCTATTTCAGAAAGTACTGCTATGATCCAAAAGATAAACTATACTTTATGAATTTCGACATCTACAAAATTGATCATGATACTTACAAAATGtataaagaaatatttGGAGGAGATAAACCATATAATCCTGATCCAAGAGAGAGGGCTAAAAATATGGATGATACTCCAGTGGACCAAAGGCCAGCCGTTAAAACTTTGATAGgtgctgctgctgctgctcACATATTTTTCCAAGGTGGAAGACTTCTTCCGAAGATGGATCCAGTTGAAGTTTAACCAGCTGTTGATAAAATAAGAGTTTTATTGTTCATTTCCAGGtgttttttcatttttcgtttttcgtttttcatttcttgcTTTTTATTCTTACTATTACTTTTGTACTACATGTCCATCTGTTATTTAAAAGAACAAAGATTCTATAATATACACGAGAGTATCTTCAACTTAAACTGCAATTCTATTTAGCTTAAATGCAGGTGGGTTTGCCATGTCTTCTAGGTGTCTTTCAACTACAACTAATTCAGAATCATTAAGTTTTCCTGTAAACAGTATGTCAGTGTAGTTTTTTGTCAAGAAGAAGCATTTGTTCTCACCTTTAGAAATATTGCTGGAGGCATTCTTAGATGACGACGCTTGCACATCGCCATTTCTTTTACGTTTCTTACCATTTTCAGTTGCTGCAGAATGGCTATTCGGTAAGTCATAATGggaatcaaagaaaaccagCCAGTTGGATCCATAAATGCCAAATCTCCctaaagtttcaaatacaCCATATGCATACCCAGGAAGTGCAATGAATTGAGCAGGCATGCTGTTCGAATTAGTCATGGACCAAGCTGTGTAGATTTGACCGTTTTTCTTATCATTCAATACATTAAACTCGTGTATTTTGTGGTCCAAGGTAACAGCTAACAACGTCGATGATGAAGTGAAATTTATACAAGTTGCAACAGAAGAGAGTTTCACCAATGTTTTAATCTTGCCAGTTGACAAATTGAGAATATCAATGACCCCGCTGTATGTGGATAAAGCAACTAGTTGGTTTGTTTCGTCAATTGCAATATGGGAATAATGATCCAAGTAAGTGAAATTTGCCTTTGAGTTCGTCATGGAATCAGCTATAGGTAAATCGTAGTCTGTTGGTTCTTGAAAATCGTCAATTGGAGAGGATGGTGATAGTTGGTCAAATTTGTAGCTTTGTAAGTCATTTTCAGATGTGTAGACAAGGAAAATCTCAGCAGAGTTGATAAACTTGGCCTTTTTGGCACCAAGGGTTGCTAATAGATCGGAGTGGATCCTTTTGATTGACATTTTGTTCTCTGAAACTTCCTCTAAACGaaataatttcaaaacagAAAGTCTGCTAACAAGTAAATATTCCCCATTTCCACTCAGCGAGATATCCGTTATATTCTCTGGATCCGATAATGTCAATTTTGCCATTAGAGTCTTGGTATGGTCTTCTTTTAGCTTCCATATCTTAATTTCATTTCTCTGGTACATGAGTATCAACCTCTTATCTTCATGGACTATTACATTTTCGGTAATAGGGTTTATTGGTAGTTTATAGGTGACTGAACTTTGGAAGTTTTTGATAGAATTGACATGCATGATTCTTTCAATACCACCACTGACCAAGAAATCAAGGTTTTTCGAGTGATACGATGCCATTGTCCTGACATCATTGCCATGCAACAACCTGCTAGAAGTATTTATCCATTTGTTATTATGTTTGGAGATCTTAGTGTGATTAAAGTTGTAGATTTTTCTGTCAACACCTGCACTGAAAAACTTTTCGCCAGTTGCGTCCTTGGCCAAACATAAAACATCGGCCTCGTGAACCTGAAAAGATTGTTGTAAGACTAAATGCTTCAAATCCCAGATTTTAATCGAACCGGTGGAATCTCCAGAAACAAACTGGTTTGATTTAGGTAAATGAAGCAAACACCAAATTAAACTTGGCTCACTTTTGGATTTATCTGTTCTCAACGTTTGCACTAATCTTCCCtttattccattttcaGTATTCTCACCATCTCCTCCAATTTCAGTATTCATGTAAGACCAAACTCTAATTCTACCATCTGCACACCCACCAAGtatcattttgttttccacCCAACAAAGGGATAAGACTCTGTATTTTTGTCTCTGTAAAATGGTCTCATGCTCAATGACACCCGGACCACCATTGACATCAACTACTACCACAGATCCATCTTCACAACCTAATGCAATTTTATCATGGCTTTTATTGATCGCAATAGACCAAATGACACCGGCATTACAGTcaaaattcttcaaaggcACACCCGTATCCAAGTCCCACTCAGTTAAAATAGTAGAGCCACCGATGGAGAACAATCTTGGAGGTAAAGATGGATCATTATGGGTAGACCAAACTAAGCCTTCGATTGACGTGCCTTTAGAGCCTGGAATCACGTTTTCCAAAACCCATCTATATTTTGAGTTGTTTGGATTCCAGATTTCAATTGACCCATCAGCTCTACCTATTGCTAATCTAAAATTATTTGGTGTGACTTGCTCTAAATTTGATTCATGTGTAAAGGCACAGCATGTTATAGATTCGGGGGTGTAGTCGAGAAACGAACAACGATGAATATCCATAATATCTATTTCTCTAGAATCGACGGTTGTATTTAAGTCGGACTGCTGCAACCTTCAGAGGAAAAGAGTAGGAATTTTATTAAAGTACCTGCAAACtgatgaaataaatgaaaaattttgatgtttAAGGTGcatgcaaaaaaaaaaaatccttTCACTACTTTTCAGTGAATTAATTAGACAGAATTaaaaatctaaaaaatGTTCAATTTAGGGGTCAACTGGGAATTGAACCCAGGGCCTCTCGCACCCAAAGCGAGAATCATACCACTAGACCATTAACCCGCAAATGAACACTCCCTCCTTCCGGGATCGAACCAGAGACCTCAAGATGTCTTGTAAACCATTACAGTCTCGCGCTCTTCCAACTGAGCTAAAGAGGGAATTGTTATTTGCTAGAGGACTTGGTGAAGTGTGTCAACACTATTTCTTAATTTGGAATGTTTTGACAgttgaatctttttaaGAATATTCGTGGATTTTATCGATAGCATTGATATTGTATATAACAATGATAATTATTATACACGGTTTAGTAAGTACGCAATGGGCGTATAAGCGCACGCATAGACAATGCGCATGGTGGAAGTTAGTTGTAGTGGAATTAGTaaaaaatttcttttttcctccttctgCTCCTTTCACTCCCGATTTGGAGCTATATCAGctatatcaattctatGTAACAGGATATTGTATGTCTTATATACGTCACGCCCGCAACCAGGAATTACCTTTGTTAACTTCCCTATTCTAAATTCGAAACCTTAACTTCAGTATGTTATCGTATATCCACTGTaaacttccttttttggaaTACATCCTGCAAAATCCCTTTCATGTCTGATCAAATTTTAGAGTTGATTTATTGCCATTATTTCAATGAAAGATTACTATCGTTCGATTTAAGAACTGCTATCACGAAAAGCCACAACCTCGTTAAAGAGCGTTAGTCTAGCAAGTGATTTActaaaaatattttgttgCTTCCAAACTTTAgttttttgaagttgaaaaaaattacttGCTCAACTCAATACATAGTGTACAATAtagttttctcaaataaatttattttgaatttaagatatatacatatatacatatGAGCTCCTACTCTTTGGCGCTATGCTAACTACAAGACTTTCTAAGACCAATTAGCTTACCAATGGACATTCATGAAAGGAAACGAATTAACTAAAATTCCATCTTCGCTACCGGTCATTAATGGTCTGTTGAAATATGCGGACAGAACGTATATGTAACCTCATTGTAGCTATAGTAATGAAAAAGGTACTTCACGAGGTTACTATACATTACGAAGATCCAGTTACGTTTTGGGTTACTCTTCTTCTTGGGGCGTCTAATTTCTAAAAGAATGCCTGGTTTTTTAGATTTACCTGTTGAAAAAACGGCAAACGTCTTTAATGGCTTGTGTTTGGTACCTAGGTACTCCTTTACGCTTCCATTTATTCTTTAATGGTTGTGGAATCTGCGGTGTCCCCCATATATAcgtttctgttttcaacaaaagcACCGCTAAAACCCCAATAATTTTATTGTGGGTAATACTGCCAGAAAAAATACAGCTTATCCTCAAAGATCACCGTGACAAGTTAGTATGTAgtgaaaaaacaattaaTAATGGGATCTTCCACGCACGTATGTACCCATAGCTTACATGATTTCTAAAGTCATCTGTTGTATCGAAACTGCAGCTGTATACTTGTATTTTTGTCAAAAAGAACTTGGCCGCATTTCCGTTGAAAATCCTTTAAGAGtgaaacattttttttggtagCAGTAGATACACAAGATccaaaaactgaaaaagaTATTGGGAGTTTTCATGTACCCTTGCTCGGGGTTCGACATTCTTCCGGATCAATGTCAAATTTGTCGTATTCTATCTAGTCTTAGTTATCCTTGAATCCCATGCTACTCGCACTTGGAATTTGGTGCTACCGCGAATTTTCGTATTCTTCCAAGAAATCAACTATGAGATTCACCATTTATAGTTGAGTAATGTTGCAAAAAGatttgttttgattgtGACAACGATTTGACAATGGAAGCACTGGACAATACACACAGAGAATTGCTGACGAGGTTCAGACATTTTATAAACAATGGGAAGCTGAAGTTGCCAGAGAGATTGAGGCATGAGGAGATAGCTAAGGACGATGTGTATGAACGAGCACGAAAACTCTATGAAGTGAGGCCACAACAAagggaagaagatgaagcCATTCTTAAATTGATAGGTTACAGCAATTGCATGTATTCTAAGTATATTTCATTAATGTCTGAAGTAACATACAGAGAGCTTCCAGGGTGCTGCAAGTTTTCTGCTGAAGTTATCATTCAATACTCTGACCAAATAGTTCTGCATGGTTACGATATCAACTCTTCAATGTACAGTGATTATTTTCGAACTCATGGGCTTGTCATTGGAACACACAAATTCAATGCCATGTATTCTGTGGAAAGATTTGATTATAACCTATACGCTGAATACCTCAGAAGTACTTATTATTGGGGTGAAAACCCACCAGTTTGCTATgccaacaaaaaaaatccatACTGTTTTTATCTTTTAGATGAGCCAGAAACTATTGTGGAAATAGATTGGTTTCTATATCCAGTCCAACAATTATGGCAAAAGTTCAAGGAGGTCCTCGTCCTTTACTCTAACCTCATGTTTAGGCGTGCAGATTATGTAGCCCGGCAGATTGAAACAGGAATTAGCTATTGTTTATCATTTGGTCAATTTGCTCAGGTGCTTCCCTTTCTTCCTCATATGAAATTCTCTAAGGAACTTGGCTCTTCCAATTTCAGGCCTAAAAGACCCaaaaaatggaacaatCTTATCCATAATGCCATTATGGTATGCCATACAAATTACTCGGAAGAACAAATGAGGAGAAGCCGGAGAAAAACAGAAAGTAAAGGCCTCCGTAACCGTACCCTGCTAAATACCGATTGTCCAGTGAAATACGATGTGACCATTGACCTTCTGCATGGCGTAGTCTTTATAAAGAAGCTCGAGGAACACTCCAGTGAATGCCATTCgattcaacaacaaaaaggaTATTTGATTACCAGAAGACTGAAAACCGAAAAAAACATCCGTGATAGGTTTGACAGGGATCTTTTGGACTACTACGGGATAGATAAGATAATTATGAAGAACCATGATAGGTTCTTCAAAGGTGTAGAGCATGTGTCCAAAAGACAGAGAACCAGCTAACATCCTCTCGTAACAGCAGTTATATGCATCAAAGTGATTTATATACAGCATAAGGC
Encoded proteins:
- a CDS encoding uncharacterized protein (PKUD0D03020; similar to Saccharomyces cerevisiae YDR324C (UTP4); ancestral locus Anc_5.366): MDIHRCSFLDYTPESITCCAFTHESNLEQVTPNNFRLAIGRADGSIEIWNPNNSKYRWVLENVIPGSKGTSIEGLVWSTHNDPSLPPRLFSIGGSTILTEWDLDTGVPLKNFDCNAGVIWSIAINKSHDKIALGCEDGSVVVVDVNGGPGVIEHETILQRQKYRVLSLCWVENKMILGGCADGRIRVWSYMNTEIGGDGENTENGIKGRLVQTLRTDKSKSEPSLIWCLLHLPKSNQFVSGDSTGSIKIWDLKHLVLQQSFQVHEADVLCLAKDATGEKFFSAGVDRKIYNFNHTKISKHNNKWINTSSRLLHGNDVRTMASYHSKNLDFLVSGGIERIMHVNSIKNFQSSVTYKLPINPITENVIVHEDKRLILMYQRNEIKIWKLKEDHTKTLMAKLTLSDPENITDISLSGNGEYLLVSRLSVLKLFRLEEVSENKMSIKRIHSDLLATLGAKKAKFINSAEIFLVYTSENDLQSYKFDQLSPSSPIDDFQEPTDYDLPIADSMTNSKANFTYLDHYSHIAIDETNQLVALSTYSGVIDILNLSTGKIKTLVKLSSVATCINFTSSSTLLAVTLDHKIHEFNVLNDKKNGQIYTAWSMTNSNSMPAQFIALPGYAYGVFETLGRFGIYGSNWLVFFDSHYDLPNSHSAATENGKKRKRNGDVQASSSKNASSNISKGENKCFFLTKNYTDILFTGKLNDSELVVVERHLEDMANPPAFKLNRIAV
- a CDS encoding uncharacterized protein (PKUD0D03030), giving the protein MEALDNTHRELLTRFRHFINNGKLKLPERLRHEEIAKDDVYERARKLYEVRPQQREEDEAILKLIGYSNCMYSKYISLMSEVTYRELPGCCKFSAEVIIQYSDQIVLHGYDINSSMYSDYFRTHGLVIGTHKFNAMYSVERFDYNLYAEYLRSTYYWGENPPVCYANKKNPYCFYLLDEPETIVEIDWFLYPVQQLWQKFKEVLVLYSNLMFRRADYVARQIETGISYCLSFGQFAQVLPFLPHMKFSKELGSSNFRPKRPKKWNNLIHNAIMVCHTNYSEEQMRRSRRKTESKGLRNRTLLNTDCPVKYDVTIDLLHGVVFIKKLEEHSSECHSIQQQKGYLITRRLKTEKNIRDRFDRDLLDYYGIDKIIMKNHDRFFKGVEHVSKRQRTS